The sequence GTGGATGGTTATTGCGTGGCGGATGCCGTGTGTAAGTAAAACCGGGACTTGATGCGCGGTGATGATCGACGCTGTTTAAGGATGCCAGGCCTCACACGCCGGCATTTCAACGACTGGTTTAAAAACGTTCCGAGATACGTCCGACAGGCTACAACGCCTTGCGCCGTTGCCTACGACTACGCCAGAATCCGCCGGCTTGTGCGCCGGGTGGGCGGGTTCTATCGTGGGTCGGTCACTGAATAGCAGTGATCGGGTTTGGTAGCCCGGCTTACCTGTCGCATCGCAGATCTATTTGCACGGACGTCTTCGTCCGCTGTTTATGGTGGCCATGCGTAGGGCGTCTTCGGACGCGCCGGGTATCCAGGTGACCGGTCTACCAACCTGCGTTTGGCCACCACCCTCGTTTGGTAGCGAAAGTGATGGCTCCATTTTTCATCCTGGAGTTTCATCTATGTTCAAAATTACGCCGAATCCACCAGAAACCGATCCAATCTCAGGCGACGAATCCCCCGACACCAAGAAATTCAACGAAGCCGTCGACCGCGCCCTCTCCCATTACCTCGGCCCTGCCCCGGAAATCATGCTCACCCCGTACCAAACCAACAAGATGTTCATCGCCAACCCGAACACCAAGACTGAGGAATTGCTGGTGAATGCCAGTGAATCGCTCGGCTCGGCCTCTGTAATGTTGGGCGATGTAATCGGTCTGGTTCACGGACCGGCACGCAAGACACTCCAAGGCATTGCGCAGGTGGTAATGCTTGGGGAGTTGGCGGTGAATCGGGCGTTGGATAACGTGGTGCCGACGGAGTAACGAAAACTCCTCCATGACGGTCGGGATGTCGTCATGGAGGCAGACCAGACAGACCCACCAAGACAGAAAATAAATCAGCCCCCTTTATTCTCGTTTTATTGCCGTTAGCAACTCAGGGCGAAAGCCGAATACAGAGGGCACAACGGCAATGTGGTGTTTTCCTGGTTTTCAGGCTTTGGCGGGCTCCGAAGTGATCGGACGCAGGTTCGAATGGCCAAGAGCAGGAATGCAGTGCAACAGCCACGAAGGTTCGCGCAAGAGGCGCACGCCGAATCCACCTCTATCCAACCGCTAGATCGGAAATACCGGAACCTGACCTCCTTTGATTTCAATTTTATGTTCTGAGTAGAACGCCACCGCCCCTTTGCACTCTGCGACCGGGCGGTGGCCTTTTGAATTGGGCTTGAGGAAAACATCCGCTTTACCTGCGACAACAACTCTCGCTTCAGCGGCCCCTCTGATCGCTATGGCAACTTCATCGCCTCCGGGGGAGCACGCAAAGTTGCAGGCGTAAATGCCAATACCCAATTTAGGGCCAAACAGTTTCTTCAACAGCACGCCAAATGATTCCGGATTGATAAAATCCTTTCCGGATTCAGACCGGCCCAACACTGCAGCAAAATTTCTCTTTACAAATATTTCGTCCGCATTACCCAGCCACATCTGCCCGATATAACCATGTGTGACGATCAGTACAGTGTCGATCCAACCGTCAGCCACCTCTGCCACGCTGGTCAGTTTTACAACCAGCTCTTCATATGTGCCATCGGCATGAACCAGGTGCGACACGCCTGAAAACGTCTCAACATAGCTCTCGACACCTTTAGCAAAAGCACTGCCCGAGTTGCCCTTTTTGATCTCTTCTGAAAAATCGTGGTAGATCACCACTATTTCACGCTGATAAGGATCGACGAACTCTTCCTCATCAATTCTGAATTTGAAATCCCCGCGAAAAGCGGCATAAGCAGGCACCAGCTTTTCTTCCTTTTGCTTGAAAAATACAATTAATGCTCGCCCGACAATGACCGATTCTTTTTCGGTTTCTGCGACCCACGGCGTTCCTATCAACCAATCGGTTAACTTGTTGACAGGGTCTAGAACTGCC comes from Pseudomonas sp. RU47 and encodes:
- a CDS encoding DUF6124 family protein, with amino-acid sequence MFKITPNPPETDPISGDESPDTKKFNEAVDRALSHYLGPAPEIMLTPYQTNKMFIANPNTKTEELLVNASESLGSASVMLGDVIGLVHGPARKTLQGIAQVVMLGELAVNRALDNVVPTE